The region CGTATGCTCGGAGCTGCCTGCTCGTCTCAGATCCCGAGCAGATACCAGCAGCCACCCGCAGCAATAACAACCTCCTACAAAGCCTCTGTTGTTCTGCTGGAAAAGGTCTTGGCATGTCCCATGCTGCTGACTCCGGTGCCGAGCACTGAAAGGAGTCCAGCTGCTAGTTTTACAGTTCAACTCATCTCTCTCCTTGTGCCACCGTTAAGAAAGTCATAAAAGTTAATAATTAACAGCTAAAATGTTTTTCCCTCTTGTTGAAAGACGTCGGCTGCCGGCTGGGGCTGGCGGGGCCGGCTGTGCCAtgggagagctgctgcagccacgcTCCGCGCTCGCTGGAGCCCAGCCCGGACACGCGGCCGAGGGCCAGTGACAGGGGACGTGACAGGTCCCCTCTCGCTGGAGACAAACCGCAGCCTTTAAGGGCGAAAGCTGGTGCCAGGCAGGAACCTCCCCTGGGTGACCCTGGCACGAACCAAAGGCTCCCGGGCTggacctgcagcctgtggtgccTGATGTCCCCATGGGGCTTCGTGTGTGGCCgtggcgggaggaggaggaggaggaggaggaggaggaagaggtgtGTTTGCAGCCAGCTGGGTGAGCCCCGTAGGGTTTGTAACCTGCTGGTTGCAAAGGAGCCGTTTGCAGAGGTCACGGCTGCGATGGGCGCCCGTCCCTCATCCCGCTCCGCTGCCCCCGGAGCACTGCTCCCCAGGTGGGAAAAGTCAGCcgaaagaggaggaaaacacgGGACTGCAGGGTGTGCccgggctgctgctgcaccccGCAGCTCCGGTGACTCATTTCGCTCTTAAAAATACAAGTTCTTCGTTAAGCCTGGGCCTGCTGCTTCCCATGTCCCTCCGTGGAGGCAGCCCAGTGCAGGGTGCGTGCAGGGGACCAGCTCCCTGCTTCAGGCGTGGTCTGCCTGCGTTGCACCCGAGCCCACCCAGCGCGGGGCTCCCATCCAAGGGCACTTTGCAAATCAGGACTCCCACACCCCACGGCGTGCCTTTGTGAAGAGCTTGCGCGGCTTCCGCGGCTTCACCGAGATAAGAGACATTATTTTTGTTCCGTCCCATCATCGCCCTCATTTGTGTTTCCATGTGCGGTGGGGATCGGCAGAGCCCCGTGCCAGGCTGCCCTTTATTTCTGGGGCATGCAAATACCCAACGGCAGCCCTCGCTCCCTGCCCTcgctccctgccctccagctggCTCCTGAGGCTCTGGAGGCCACCGCAGGGATAAAGTCCCCTTTCCATCACGGAGAGGTGCAGGAGGACCGAGGGGATCGCTGCGGGGCTGCAGGCTCCGCGTAGCTTTGAGGCGGCACACTCGAACGGCCAAGAAAAAGCTCCTGCTTTAAGCCTAATCTTTAACTAAAGGCAtttccaattttattttagGCCGGGTTTATTGCTCTTGCctcattaattttttccctccctcccagccactCCCCCTCTCCGGGCACTCCCCGCGCACGGTGGCCCACGGCGTTTTGCCCGTGTGGGTTTGCACTGGAGCTGCTTGGCCACGCAGAGAGGTAGAGGATGGTCTGGGAGAAAGAACAGGGGAAGACAAAGGGTAACGCCAGGGACCTGGAAAGGGCAGCTAAAGGGGGTTTATTTGGGACTGGCAAGGCTCTGTGCAGCACCGGCAATGTGTGCTGATGGCTGAAGCTCAGTGTGTCCCAGTGTGAAGTTTTAGGATGACCGAAACAGCATCTCAGGAGCAGCTCTCGGGAAGCTGTGGAGGCTCTTTCTCATGGCTCTGTGGGCTGGAGGGTTGCAGACATCCCTCGTGAACCTGGAGGGACCGGCACGTTGGCTGTGCGACCAAGCTGACCCGGCACGCCGCGCCTCGGGCTCCCTTCTTGCCCAGCTGCCCCAGGACAGGGAGTCCCTTGCAGGACGGTGTAAGAAATCaggttttttcacttttatgtCACAGGCAGGAGGTGGAGGCGCAGAGGGGGAGAAGCGGCGCTGCCGAAGCCATCAGTGGGTAAGAGATGGAGGCGGTGGGGCCGGAGGGACCGCACCGCGACACTGGGACGTTTGATGGGGAGCAGACAGAAAGGAACCAGCCCGGGTGCTGCCTGCGACCCTGCGTCCTCCCCGCTTCCCTGAGGGgacctgcctgcaccctgcagcaccccagcccctgcccagggcttTCTGTGTGACCTCGAGGTGCTTGGGGGATGTGGGTGCTGTTCCTGCACCACCCCTTGCTCTCTTGGGGTGATAACGGGGTTTCAGTCCCTCTGGGTGGTGGGCACAGGGACATGCCGtgcttctccccctgccccttttGGGTACGGGTGGTAGGGAGGGATCCCAACATCCCCGCAGGGATGGATGccattccccctccccatgctgcgGGAACCCCCCCAGGAAGCGTTTGCCACGGGTGGGTTTGGGACCCTGCATGGGAACACTGTGCCCATGGACTCTCGTCTCCCCCCAGGCTACGCATCCCGAGGCCGGGGAGCATCACTTCACCTGTCACGGGGCAGCCCCGTCCCAACACTTCCCCGGCGGGGTGTGAGATGCAGCCACGCAGGGTGTGAGGTACCGCCGGGGCTTGTCTCCGAACCAAAGACATCCCTCGGAGCTGGAGCCCCGACCTGCGCGATGCTGAGCCTCAAGTTACCCCGGCTGCTCAGCATCAACCAAGTGCCTAAGGTCAGAGAGGAGCTTTTCTTCCCTAAACCAGAGGCTCGGTGGGATTTTGGGAGGTGACAGGCGGTAGCAGCGTGCTGGGGTGGCCATCGCCCCTGGGGCTCATCTCCCATGGGGTGGGGACACGGCTCTGTCCTCGCAGCAGGGTCCTGGGGTCTGGAATCATGGGTGCCCTCCTTTTGGCACcctgccttccttctcctccaacTGCCACCAGTGCCAGTCCTTGCCTTGCAGGGGTACCAGGAGCAGGGGATCCTCTTCGGGTATCGCCCCCCCAGAAGCTCGGCAGCAGACTGCCTCCTCAGCGTCTTCCAAATGACGAACGAGACCCTAAATATCTGGACACATTTTGTGCCTACCTGGTGGGTACCTGCGGGTCCTCGGCATccgagggaggaggtggtgggtcTCTGCGgtgggagcagggatgggggaCACCCAAAGGTGCCATCCTTACCTTCCTCCACCCCACAGGTACTTCGTGTGGACGCTGGTGGGGCGGCTGCGGGGACCGGGGGGCCGGGAGGACCCCCACGCCTGGCCCCTCCTTGCCTACCTGCTGACCTGCTGCGTCTACCCCCTCGCCTCCAGCTGCGCCCACACCTTCAGCACCATGTCCACCCGCACCCGCCACATCTGCTACTTCTTCGATTACGCGGCGCTCAGCATGTACAGCTTGGGTAAGGACGGGCGAGTCTGCAGCGGTTTCGGTGCGGTGCCGGCCCCAGCACTCCCCcgaggcagcaggagctgaagcaCAGGGAGGTGTCAGGGACGGGGCTGAACCCCCGGGTGCTCGGACGGCTTGTATCCATGGGACAAGCAGAAACGGCGGCTGCTTGTGTGTAGTTtcgcctcttcctcctcctcctcctcctcctccctgcagcctggcgCTTGGGAAGGACCGTGAAGCATCTCTGACCCCGCTACAAATAATTAGGGGCTGGGTTTTGTACCGGGTAGCCCTGGGACGGAGGCCTGGCTGTGTGACACTCTCcggtatttgttgtaaatagaataagaaggaagaaaagctccCACATGAAAGGCAAATGCTGTCGATGAAGCGGGTGGCCCCTCGTGGGGGCAAGCCTGGggtaagcagcagcagcagccagggtttTCTCACGGCACAATGCACCTCCGGCTCCTCACGGAAGGGTGTTGGCAGGAGCTGGCCATCAGCGCCCTGCCTCATGCTCCCCTTCGCTATTTAGCTGCTCGTCTACCTTAATTCCTACCTCCCTTCCCTGAGGGTGCCCGATGCCAAGTGCCAGTGTGCAGGTCCGCAGCTGCGCccaggaggatgctgagggTCCCGGCGGGACTAACCGGGCACCTCCTGCCTTCCCAGGGTCGGCGCTGGCGTACTCGGCGTACGTTTTCCCAGCAGAATGGGTCGACAGCGCTTTCCACCACTGCTACGTCCCCATTGCGGCGCTTAACACTGTCGTTTGCACCAGTCTGTCCTGCTATTCCAGGTAAGCGTCTGTCTTATCTGCCGTATCATTAAGCATAATTAATTGGTATTATTAATAAAGCTTTTCAGTTACAGGCTGTGTTGTAACAATATGAGCTTAAGctcaggaaggggaagaaggggactTTTGGTTTGGGAAACGTGTTGCATGGCAGCACTAGGAGAGTTCCGTGatcaaaaatgcaaaataattgaAGTAGCTTTAATTTTTGCAAGGTCACAAGGTGATTCCGGGCAGCGCCTGCCTGGCAGGAGGAGACCCACTGCCAGCACCTTGTCTGGGCTCTGCAAAAAGGGGTGGGCTCCTACCCACCCAACGTTTAAGCGTGTGCTTAGGTTTAAGCACGAGCACGGTCCTGCCAAAGGCTGAAGCGCTCCGTGGGTGCGTTTATAGGCGTGTGCAACAGATTCGCCGAGGAGGAACCTCAGCACTGTCGCAGCCGATTGCgtcatttttaaagcataaacAGCATTGCGTGCATGGTATTTCGTTCCTGAATGGCATTAGACAGTTTGTTTGGAATAACTCAAACGTCTAAACTACTCGGCTGAGTTCCAGCGACACATGCCGTGCTCGATTTCtggctggtttggtttttatttaacTCATGGTAGATACCTCCCTGAAGGCTCTGTTTGTAGAGCACTCGTGTCTGTCGTTCCGATGACACGCagtttgctttgcaaaacatAGAATTCCTGATTGCACAAGCGGCGTGAATCCTTTGGTATTAGTCCTTCCTTGTATTTTGGGGTGTCTTTGTCCTGTGGTCACCTCTCGCAGCATCACGTAGCCCCGGGGGGGGCCTTTC is a window of Phalacrocorax aristotelis chromosome 7, bGulAri2.1, whole genome shotgun sequence DNA encoding:
- the PAQR5 gene encoding membrane progestin receptor gamma, giving the protein MLSLKLPRLLSINQVPKGYQEQGILFGYRPPRSSAADCLLSVFQMTNETLNIWTHFVPTWYFVWTLVGRLRGPGGREDPHAWPLLAYLLTCCVYPLASSCAHTFSTMSTRTRHICYFFDYAALSMYSLGSALAYSAYVFPAEWVDSAFHHCYVPIAALNTVVCTSLSCYSRFLEVEQPTFSKASRMLAFVYPYLFDSIPLFYRFYLCTVESCTEAAILVHYKHTVFAFLTCFIFASHLPERLAPGHFDYIGHSHQVFHVCGIISTHFQMEAITMDMAERRDRFLPTSLLPSSLQTLGSMGICLAVSLAVIGLCSMSLRFMPEPLQREKPHGH